The Montipora capricornis isolate CH-2021 chromosome 3, ASM3666992v2, whole genome shotgun sequence genome window below encodes:
- the LOC138041300 gene encoding uncharacterized protein: protein MCGEKDESMGHLVGECSKLAQTEYKHRHDNVARMIHWNIAHSYGLDVSNKWYEHKPEWVIENDHVKLLWDFNIQTSTYIQARRPDVVVVDRDKKTCNIIDVAVPVDAGIVEKEKEKVEKYQDLRREVARLWNVKAKVVPIVVGALGAVTPNLSKHLDAIGVTTRIELLQKAALLGTARLLRRVLEA, encoded by the coding sequence ATGTGTGGTGAAAAAGACGAGTCAATGGGACACCTGGTTGGAGAGTGTAGCAAGCTAGCCCAAACTGAATACAAGCACCGGCATGATAATGTGGCTAGGATGATCCACTGGAACATCGCACACTCATACGGCCTTGATGTATCAAACAAATGGTACGAGCATAAACCCGAATGGGTAATTGAAAACGATCATGTTAAACTCCTCTGGGACTTTAACATCCAGACATCCACTTACATCCAAGCGAGAAGACCAGACGTGGTTGTAGTGGACAGGGACAAAAAGACCTGCAACATTATCGATGTTGCCGTCCCTGTAGATGCTGGAATCGTCgagaaagagaaggagaaagttgaaaagtacCAAGACCTACGAAGAGAGGTGGCACGACTCTGGAATGTGAAAGCAAAAGTTGTTCCTATTGTGGTTGGTGCGCTAGGCGCCGTCACACCCAACCTTTCAAAACACCTGGATGCAATTGGTGTGACCACAAGGATCGAGCTTTTACAGAAAGCAGCTCTCCTCGGCACAGCGCGCCTCCTCAGACGGGTACTAGAGGCCTGA
- the LOC138041301 gene encoding tachykinin-like peptides receptor 99D isoform X2, with translation MLRRYAVKLEILKQVGVMLPTMDDEPDNATDFYFEGSGEDELLTDDVDEAANTVMIILYVTILLFALVGNSLVIHIIRTRDDIRKNSFNWLLVNTAAADLVDVITACAFILPYFVCEDCWISGVVGKIFCKLIPFLLVVAICVSVWTLTIIAVDRYLAIVCIGRKPLSSKSKVRCIIIVWLSAGLLFSGQLYKFNTEEIEDGQTICYHEWNEDLDTSTLFYKAEMIVRVVVTYAIPLAIMAVLYSMIAYFLWSHKPPGNVNERAYVKKTKKRRVVIKMMIAVVTVFAFCWLPVHITHIMSEFYTDAYDAIPSIVQWLFIWLAHANAAIHPWLFISFSEKLRKEAKGMFRTLRKATQRKRRSMSLFNNENDSPRRSGDYTTKNGSTIAMNTL, from the exons ATGTTGCGCCGATACGCAgtgaaactcgaaattttgaaaCAAGTTG GTGTGATGTTACCAACAATGGATGATGAACCAGATAACGCAACTGATTTTTACTTTGAAGGGTCCGGAGAGGATGAGCTCTTAACCGACGACGTCGATGAAGCGGCAAACACGGTTATGATCATTCTGTATGTTACGATCCTCCTGTTCGCCTTGGTGGGCAATTCACTTGTCATTCACATAATCCGGACGCGAGATGACATTCGGAAGAACTCGTTCAACTGGCTCCTGGTCAACACGGCCGCTGCCGATCTCGTAGACGTGATAACAGCTTGTGCCTTCATACTTCCGTACTTTGTGTGTGAAGACTGCTGGATATCAGGAGTGGTAGGAAAAATCTTCTGTAAGCTCATCCCATTCTTGTTGGTCGTGGCTATTTGCGTCTCAGTTTGGACCTTAACAATCATCGCAGTTGACCGATATCTGGCCATTGTGTGCATCGGCAGAAAACCCTTGTCATCGAAGTCAAAAGTGCGCTGTATCATCATCGTTTGGCTGTCCGCAGGGCTGTTATTCAGCGGCCAACTGTACAAATTCAACACGGAAGAAATCGAAGATGGACAAACAATCTGTTACCATGAATGGAACGAGGATTTGGATACCTCTACCCTCTTTTACAAGGCAGAAATGATTGTTCGTGTTGTCGTCACCTATGCTATTCCACTTGCCATCATGGCAGTTTTGTATTCGATGATTGCATATTTCCTGTGGAGCCACAAACCACCAGGAAACGTCAACGAGCGGGCTTACgtcaagaaaaccaaaaaacgtCGAGTCGTCATCAAAATGATGATCGCTGTTGTGACGGTGTTTGCATTTTGTTGGCTTCCAGTTCACATTACCCACATCATGTCGGAATTCTACACTGATGCCTACGACGCCATTCCATCAATTGTCCAGTGGCTTTTTATTTGGCTGGCCCACGCAAATGCTGCAATTCACCCGTGGCTATTCATTTCCTTCAGTGAGAAACTGAGGAAAGAGGCGAAGGGGATGTTCCGCACACTACGCAAAGCAACCCAAAGAAAGCGACGTTCCATGTCATTGTTCAATAACGAGAATGATTCTCCACGTCGGTCTGGGGATTACACGACAAAAAATGGCTCCACCATCGCCATGAACACCTTATAA
- the LOC138041301 gene encoding tachykinin-like peptides receptor 99D isoform X1, with product MTTCTTAVHLLVTRCSSGVMLPTMDDEPDNATDFYFEGSGEDELLTDDVDEAANTVMIILYVTILLFALVGNSLVIHIIRTRDDIRKNSFNWLLVNTAAADLVDVITACAFILPYFVCEDCWISGVVGKIFCKLIPFLLVVAICVSVWTLTIIAVDRYLAIVCIGRKPLSSKSKVRCIIIVWLSAGLLFSGQLYKFNTEEIEDGQTICYHEWNEDLDTSTLFYKAEMIVRVVVTYAIPLAIMAVLYSMIAYFLWSHKPPGNVNERAYVKKTKKRRVVIKMMIAVVTVFAFCWLPVHITHIMSEFYTDAYDAIPSIVQWLFIWLAHANAAIHPWLFISFSEKLRKEAKGMFRTLRKATQRKRRSMSLFNNENDSPRRSGDYTTKNGSTIAMNTL from the exons ATGACAACTTGCACCACAGCCGTCCATTTGTTGGTTACGCGATGTTCTTCGG GTGTGATGTTACCAACAATGGATGATGAACCAGATAACGCAACTGATTTTTACTTTGAAGGGTCCGGAGAGGATGAGCTCTTAACCGACGACGTCGATGAAGCGGCAAACACGGTTATGATCATTCTGTATGTTACGATCCTCCTGTTCGCCTTGGTGGGCAATTCACTTGTCATTCACATAATCCGGACGCGAGATGACATTCGGAAGAACTCGTTCAACTGGCTCCTGGTCAACACGGCCGCTGCCGATCTCGTAGACGTGATAACAGCTTGTGCCTTCATACTTCCGTACTTTGTGTGTGAAGACTGCTGGATATCAGGAGTGGTAGGAAAAATCTTCTGTAAGCTCATCCCATTCTTGTTGGTCGTGGCTATTTGCGTCTCAGTTTGGACCTTAACAATCATCGCAGTTGACCGATATCTGGCCATTGTGTGCATCGGCAGAAAACCCTTGTCATCGAAGTCAAAAGTGCGCTGTATCATCATCGTTTGGCTGTCCGCAGGGCTGTTATTCAGCGGCCAACTGTACAAATTCAACACGGAAGAAATCGAAGATGGACAAACAATCTGTTACCATGAATGGAACGAGGATTTGGATACCTCTACCCTCTTTTACAAGGCAGAAATGATTGTTCGTGTTGTCGTCACCTATGCTATTCCACTTGCCATCATGGCAGTTTTGTATTCGATGATTGCATATTTCCTGTGGAGCCACAAACCACCAGGAAACGTCAACGAGCGGGCTTACgtcaagaaaaccaaaaaacgtCGAGTCGTCATCAAAATGATGATCGCTGTTGTGACGGTGTTTGCATTTTGTTGGCTTCCAGTTCACATTACCCACATCATGTCGGAATTCTACACTGATGCCTACGACGCCATTCCATCAATTGTCCAGTGGCTTTTTATTTGGCTGGCCCACGCAAATGCTGCAATTCACCCGTGGCTATTCATTTCCTTCAGTGAGAAACTGAGGAAAGAGGCGAAGGGGATGTTCCGCACACTACGCAAAGCAACCCAAAGAAAGCGACGTTCCATGTCATTGTTCAATAACGAGAATGATTCTCCACGTCGGTCTGGGGATTACACGACAAAAAATGGCTCCACCATCGCCATGAACACCTTATAA
- the LOC138041301 gene encoding tachykinin-like peptides receptor 99D isoform X3, with protein MKIYWNSRPVQFLGVMLPTMDDEPDNATDFYFEGSGEDELLTDDVDEAANTVMIILYVTILLFALVGNSLVIHIIRTRDDIRKNSFNWLLVNTAAADLVDVITACAFILPYFVCEDCWISGVVGKIFCKLIPFLLVVAICVSVWTLTIIAVDRYLAIVCIGRKPLSSKSKVRCIIIVWLSAGLLFSGQLYKFNTEEIEDGQTICYHEWNEDLDTSTLFYKAEMIVRVVVTYAIPLAIMAVLYSMIAYFLWSHKPPGNVNERAYVKKTKKRRVVIKMMIAVVTVFAFCWLPVHITHIMSEFYTDAYDAIPSIVQWLFIWLAHANAAIHPWLFISFSEKLRKEAKGMFRTLRKATQRKRRSMSLFNNENDSPRRSGDYTTKNGSTIAMNTL; from the exons ATGAAAATATATTGGAACTCCCGTCCAGTTCAATTCTTAG GTGTGATGTTACCAACAATGGATGATGAACCAGATAACGCAACTGATTTTTACTTTGAAGGGTCCGGAGAGGATGAGCTCTTAACCGACGACGTCGATGAAGCGGCAAACACGGTTATGATCATTCTGTATGTTACGATCCTCCTGTTCGCCTTGGTGGGCAATTCACTTGTCATTCACATAATCCGGACGCGAGATGACATTCGGAAGAACTCGTTCAACTGGCTCCTGGTCAACACGGCCGCTGCCGATCTCGTAGACGTGATAACAGCTTGTGCCTTCATACTTCCGTACTTTGTGTGTGAAGACTGCTGGATATCAGGAGTGGTAGGAAAAATCTTCTGTAAGCTCATCCCATTCTTGTTGGTCGTGGCTATTTGCGTCTCAGTTTGGACCTTAACAATCATCGCAGTTGACCGATATCTGGCCATTGTGTGCATCGGCAGAAAACCCTTGTCATCGAAGTCAAAAGTGCGCTGTATCATCATCGTTTGGCTGTCCGCAGGGCTGTTATTCAGCGGCCAACTGTACAAATTCAACACGGAAGAAATCGAAGATGGACAAACAATCTGTTACCATGAATGGAACGAGGATTTGGATACCTCTACCCTCTTTTACAAGGCAGAAATGATTGTTCGTGTTGTCGTCACCTATGCTATTCCACTTGCCATCATGGCAGTTTTGTATTCGATGATTGCATATTTCCTGTGGAGCCACAAACCACCAGGAAACGTCAACGAGCGGGCTTACgtcaagaaaaccaaaaaacgtCGAGTCGTCATCAAAATGATGATCGCTGTTGTGACGGTGTTTGCATTTTGTTGGCTTCCAGTTCACATTACCCACATCATGTCGGAATTCTACACTGATGCCTACGACGCCATTCCATCAATTGTCCAGTGGCTTTTTATTTGGCTGGCCCACGCAAATGCTGCAATTCACCCGTGGCTATTCATTTCCTTCAGTGAGAAACTGAGGAAAGAGGCGAAGGGGATGTTCCGCACACTACGCAAAGCAACCCAAAGAAAGCGACGTTCCATGTCATTGTTCAATAACGAGAATGATTCTCCACGTCGGTCTGGGGATTACACGACAAAAAATGGCTCCACCATCGCCATGAACACCTTATAA
- the LOC138041301 gene encoding tachykinin-like peptides receptor 99D isoform X4 — protein MFGVMLPTMDDEPDNATDFYFEGSGEDELLTDDVDEAANTVMIILYVTILLFALVGNSLVIHIIRTRDDIRKNSFNWLLVNTAAADLVDVITACAFILPYFVCEDCWISGVVGKIFCKLIPFLLVVAICVSVWTLTIIAVDRYLAIVCIGRKPLSSKSKVRCIIIVWLSAGLLFSGQLYKFNTEEIEDGQTICYHEWNEDLDTSTLFYKAEMIVRVVVTYAIPLAIMAVLYSMIAYFLWSHKPPGNVNERAYVKKTKKRRVVIKMMIAVVTVFAFCWLPVHITHIMSEFYTDAYDAIPSIVQWLFIWLAHANAAIHPWLFISFSEKLRKEAKGMFRTLRKATQRKRRSMSLFNNENDSPRRSGDYTTKNGSTIAMNTL, from the exons ATGTTTG GTGTGATGTTACCAACAATGGATGATGAACCAGATAACGCAACTGATTTTTACTTTGAAGGGTCCGGAGAGGATGAGCTCTTAACCGACGACGTCGATGAAGCGGCAAACACGGTTATGATCATTCTGTATGTTACGATCCTCCTGTTCGCCTTGGTGGGCAATTCACTTGTCATTCACATAATCCGGACGCGAGATGACATTCGGAAGAACTCGTTCAACTGGCTCCTGGTCAACACGGCCGCTGCCGATCTCGTAGACGTGATAACAGCTTGTGCCTTCATACTTCCGTACTTTGTGTGTGAAGACTGCTGGATATCAGGAGTGGTAGGAAAAATCTTCTGTAAGCTCATCCCATTCTTGTTGGTCGTGGCTATTTGCGTCTCAGTTTGGACCTTAACAATCATCGCAGTTGACCGATATCTGGCCATTGTGTGCATCGGCAGAAAACCCTTGTCATCGAAGTCAAAAGTGCGCTGTATCATCATCGTTTGGCTGTCCGCAGGGCTGTTATTCAGCGGCCAACTGTACAAATTCAACACGGAAGAAATCGAAGATGGACAAACAATCTGTTACCATGAATGGAACGAGGATTTGGATACCTCTACCCTCTTTTACAAGGCAGAAATGATTGTTCGTGTTGTCGTCACCTATGCTATTCCACTTGCCATCATGGCAGTTTTGTATTCGATGATTGCATATTTCCTGTGGAGCCACAAACCACCAGGAAACGTCAACGAGCGGGCTTACgtcaagaaaaccaaaaaacgtCGAGTCGTCATCAAAATGATGATCGCTGTTGTGACGGTGTTTGCATTTTGTTGGCTTCCAGTTCACATTACCCACATCATGTCGGAATTCTACACTGATGCCTACGACGCCATTCCATCAATTGTCCAGTGGCTTTTTATTTGGCTGGCCCACGCAAATGCTGCAATTCACCCGTGGCTATTCATTTCCTTCAGTGAGAAACTGAGGAAAGAGGCGAAGGGGATGTTCCGCACACTACGCAAAGCAACCCAAAGAAAGCGACGTTCCATGTCATTGTTCAATAACGAGAATGATTCTCCACGTCGGTCTGGGGATTACACGACAAAAAATGGCTCCACCATCGCCATGAACACCTTATAA
- the LOC138041301 gene encoding tachykinin-like peptides receptor 99D isoform X5: MLPTMDDEPDNATDFYFEGSGEDELLTDDVDEAANTVMIILYVTILLFALVGNSLVIHIIRTRDDIRKNSFNWLLVNTAAADLVDVITACAFILPYFVCEDCWISGVVGKIFCKLIPFLLVVAICVSVWTLTIIAVDRYLAIVCIGRKPLSSKSKVRCIIIVWLSAGLLFSGQLYKFNTEEIEDGQTICYHEWNEDLDTSTLFYKAEMIVRVVVTYAIPLAIMAVLYSMIAYFLWSHKPPGNVNERAYVKKTKKRRVVIKMMIAVVTVFAFCWLPVHITHIMSEFYTDAYDAIPSIVQWLFIWLAHANAAIHPWLFISFSEKLRKEAKGMFRTLRKATQRKRRSMSLFNNENDSPRRSGDYTTKNGSTIAMNTL; this comes from the coding sequence ATGTTACCAACAATGGATGATGAACCAGATAACGCAACTGATTTTTACTTTGAAGGGTCCGGAGAGGATGAGCTCTTAACCGACGACGTCGATGAAGCGGCAAACACGGTTATGATCATTCTGTATGTTACGATCCTCCTGTTCGCCTTGGTGGGCAATTCACTTGTCATTCACATAATCCGGACGCGAGATGACATTCGGAAGAACTCGTTCAACTGGCTCCTGGTCAACACGGCCGCTGCCGATCTCGTAGACGTGATAACAGCTTGTGCCTTCATACTTCCGTACTTTGTGTGTGAAGACTGCTGGATATCAGGAGTGGTAGGAAAAATCTTCTGTAAGCTCATCCCATTCTTGTTGGTCGTGGCTATTTGCGTCTCAGTTTGGACCTTAACAATCATCGCAGTTGACCGATATCTGGCCATTGTGTGCATCGGCAGAAAACCCTTGTCATCGAAGTCAAAAGTGCGCTGTATCATCATCGTTTGGCTGTCCGCAGGGCTGTTATTCAGCGGCCAACTGTACAAATTCAACACGGAAGAAATCGAAGATGGACAAACAATCTGTTACCATGAATGGAACGAGGATTTGGATACCTCTACCCTCTTTTACAAGGCAGAAATGATTGTTCGTGTTGTCGTCACCTATGCTATTCCACTTGCCATCATGGCAGTTTTGTATTCGATGATTGCATATTTCCTGTGGAGCCACAAACCACCAGGAAACGTCAACGAGCGGGCTTACgtcaagaaaaccaaaaaacgtCGAGTCGTCATCAAAATGATGATCGCTGTTGTGACGGTGTTTGCATTTTGTTGGCTTCCAGTTCACATTACCCACATCATGTCGGAATTCTACACTGATGCCTACGACGCCATTCCATCAATTGTCCAGTGGCTTTTTATTTGGCTGGCCCACGCAAATGCTGCAATTCACCCGTGGCTATTCATTTCCTTCAGTGAGAAACTGAGGAAAGAGGCGAAGGGGATGTTCCGCACACTACGCAAAGCAACCCAAAGAAAGCGACGTTCCATGTCATTGTTCAATAACGAGAATGATTCTCCACGTCGGTCTGGGGATTACACGACAAAAAATGGCTCCACCATCGCCATGAACACCTTATAA